A stretch of the Ptychodera flava strain L36383 chromosome 18, AS_Pfla_20210202, whole genome shotgun sequence genome encodes the following:
- the LOC139117111 gene encoding GTP-binding protein Rheb-like produces the protein MPPKQRKIAIMGFRSVGKSSLTIQFVEGQFVDAYDPTIENTFSKTFKVKGQEFQLQLVDTAGQDEYSIFPQSYTVDIHGYVLVYSVTSEKSFEVVKIIHEKLLDMIGKVQVPIVLVGNKTDLHMERVISSDVGRSLAESWKAAFVESSAKENESVMDVFRAILIATEKQDGNPEQGKSDCNIL, from the exons ATGCCACCAAAACAGCGCAAGATCGCCATTATGGGGTTCAGATCCGTCG GGAAATCTTCACTGACCATACAGTTTGTAGAAGGGCAATTTGTTGATGCTTATGATCCAACCATAGAGAACA cattttcaaaaacattcaaaGTCAAAGGACAGGAATTCCAATTGCAACTAGTGGACACAGCAGGGCAAGACGAATACTCAATATTTCCTCAATCATACACAGTTGATATCCATGGCTACGTTTTAGTTTATTCAGTAACCTCAGAAAAAAG TTTTGAAGtagtaaaaattattcatgaaaaattattaGACATGATTGGAAAAGTCCA AGTTCCAATTGTACTTGTAGGTAATAAGACAGACCTTCATATGGAAAG AGTGATAAGTTCAGATGTTGGTAGGAGTCTAGCTGAGTCATGGAAAGCTGCCTTTGTAGAATCTTCAGCCAAGGAAAATGAA AGCGTCATGgatgtttttagagcaattctTATAGCCACAGAAAAACAAGATGGAAACCCGGAGCAGGGAAAATCAGATTGTAACATACTGTAA